Proteins encoded together in one Ipomoea triloba cultivar NCNSP0323 chromosome 4, ASM357664v1 window:
- the LOC116015505 gene encoding serine/threonine-protein kinase Nek2-like produces the protein MENYEVLEQIGKGSFGSALLVRHKLEKKKYVLKKIRLARQTERTRRSAHQEMELIARARNPYIVEYKDSWVEKGCYVCIIIGYCEGGDMGEVIKKAKGALFSEEKLCKWLVQLLMALDYLHSNHILHRDVKCSNIFMTKDHNIRLGDFGLAKILSSGDLTTSVVGTPSYMCPELLADLPYGSKSDIWSLGCCMYEMTAHRPAFKAFDMQGLINKINKSIVAPLPTMYSGALRGLIKSMLRKNPELRPSAAELLRHSHLQPYVLKIHMKLESPRHHILPVQRTGLKYVTKTRFVEPETVPGHTDGERRSFYSDRALNPSISGAEFDTPRLSLGAQDIMSSLRINFSEPSVGSTVDDIGIRMSAITRFPAAGRTPRSSSRKTSATTRGQSNPLRISNPGSTRELLPVSHTPANKPSQSTRRASLPLSTTRTAKVEQPCKPSIGLLHSLDSLDVSVNAPRIDKMFEFPLASSEDTPFPVHRTQSTFTRSSTPSPHSRDCSITKDKCTVQTLDTAFRKPHAVDHSHEIPQNESEGSEYNQTTTGGASSRSSSDSRQRRFDTSSYKQRAEALEGLLEFSAQLLQQDRIDELSVLLKPFGPEKVSPRETAIWLTKSFKENTS, from the exons ATGGAAAACTATGAAGTACTGGAGCAGATAGGGAAAGGTTCTTTTGGTTCTGCACTGCTTGTGAGGCACAAGTTAGAAAAGAAGAA GTATGTTTTGAAGAAAATACGCCTTGCTCGTCAGACTGAGAGAACACGTAGATCTGCCCACCAAGAG ATGGAGCTGATTGCCAGAGCAAGAAATCCATACATTGTGGAGTACAAAGATTCTTGGGTCGAAAAG GGCTGCTATGTTTGCATCATAATAGGGTATTGTGAAGGCGGAGATAT GGGAGAGGTCATCAAAAAAGCAAAGGGAGCTCTTTTCTCTGAGGAG AAGCTTTGTAAGTGGCTGGTTCAACTGTTGATGGCTCTTGATTACTTGCATTCAAACCATATTCTTCACCGTGATGTTAAG TGCTCAaatatatttatgacaaaaGATCACAATATACGCCTAG gtgattttggtctTGCAAAGATTTTGTCTTCCGGTGATCTTACTACTTCT GTGGTAGGCACTCCAAGTTACATGTGCCCCGAGCTTCTTGCCGATTTACCTTATGGTTCAAAGTCAGACATCTGGTCTTTGG GCTGCTGCATGTATGAAATGACCGCTCACAGGCCCGCATTCAAGGCATTT GATATGCAAggtttgattaataaaataaataaatctatagtCGCTCCACTGCCAACCATGTATTCCGGTGCACT TCGGGGGCTGATTAAGAGTATGCTGCGAAAAAATCCTGAACTTAGACCAAGT GCTGCAGAACTACTGAGACACTCGCATCTTCAGCCTTATGTCTTGAAGATCCATATGAAGTTGGAAAGCCCTAGACATCATATTCTCCCTGTTCAACGCACTGGTTTAAAGTATGTAACGAAAACAAGATTTGTAGAGCCTGAAACTGTTCCCGGGCATACTGATGGAGAGAGGAGATCATTTTACAGTGATAGGGCATTGAATCCTAGTATTTCCGGAGCTGAATTTGACACCCCCCGGTTGTCTCTAGGAGCTCAAGATATTATGAGTTCTCTGAGGATAAATTTCTCTGAGCCATCGGTTGGAAGTACTGTTGATGACATAGGTATTAGAATGTCCGCTATCACAAGATTTCCGGCTGCAGGAAGAACCCCAAGATCAAGTTCTCGTAAAACATCAGCCACTACTCGGGGACAGTCAAATCCATTAAGGATATCCAATCCTGGTTCAACTCGTGAATTg CTTCCAGTGTCGCATACTCCAGCCAACAAGCCTTCCCAGTCAACACGCAGGGCGTCTCTACCATTGTCTACTACTAGAACTGCAAAGGTGGAACAACCTTGTAAACCTAGTATTGGTCTGCTTCACAGTCTGGATTCTCTGGATGTTTCTGTGAATGCTCCACGAATCGACAAAATGTTCGAGTTTCCCTTGGCTTCCTCAGAGGACACTCCTTTTCCCGTCCACAGAACCCAATCCACGTTTACTCGGAGCTCCACTCCCTCCCCACACAGCAGGGACTGCTCGATCACAAAAGACAAGTGTACAGTACAGACACTCGACACTGCCTTCCGCAAGCCACACGCCGTTGATCATTCTCATGAAATTCCTCAAAACGAAAGCGAAGGCTCAGAATACAATCAAACCACCACCGGTGGGGCATCAAGCCGCTCATCCTCAGATTCAAGGCAACGCAGGTTCGATACCTCGTCTTACAAGCAACGCGCTGAAGCCTTGGAAGGGTTGCTGGAGTTCAGTGCACAACTTTTGCAGCAAGATCGAATCGACGAGCTCTCTGTGTTGCTGAAGCCTTTTGGACCAGAAAAGGTGTCTCCCAGGGAAACAGCCATTTGGCTGACAAAAAGTTTCAAGGAGAACACATCTTAA
- the LOC116016959 gene encoding VAN3-binding protein-like, whose protein sequence is MDTRWSEKTLANGVTLPESPREPMEFLSRSWSASALQLCKALAPPSNPPSLPPKASAAGCGGNPIPETTADAETEAAKLSGNTFSFGSSATSQLVLERIMSQSMHNGQEISPLTSGRLSHSSGPLNGSLTEETDSPPISPSEEFEDVIKYLRANNTLQPLFTNMKSGNSSGANTPSGNAVRKWLKERKDKKKEETRARNAQVHAAVSVAGLAASVAAVAATTAAASSTGKDEVTAKTDMAVASAAMLVAAQCVEAAEAMGAERERLMSSISSAINVRSHEDISTLTAAAATALRGAATLKARALKEVWNISTVNSLEKGHVIGAGSNNNNYNGGSFYEGLEVEENFLGVCNQELLARGRELLKRTRNGDLHWKIVSVYIHYGGKVILKMKSKYVGNTITKKKENVVLDVCKDIPAWPGRHLFEDGEQRKYFGLRTEVRGLVEFECKNQKEYELWTQGVSRLLSIAAERRRRFRR, encoded by the exons ATGGATACCAGGTGGTCGGAGAAGACCCTCGCCAACGGCGTTACGCTGCCGGAAAGCCCAAGAGAGCCCATGGAGTTCCTGTCTAGATCATGGAGCGCCTCCGCTCTGCAGCTTTGCAAGGCCTTAGCTCCGCCTTCCAACCCGCCGTCTCTGCCTCCCAAGGCCAGCGCCGCCGGCTGCGGCGGCAACCCCATACCGGAAACCACCGCCGACGCCGAGACCGAGGCGGCGAAGCTCTCCGGAAACACATTCTCCTTCGGGTCCTCTGCAACTTCTCAGCTCGTTCTTGAACGCATCATGTCACAGTCG ATGCATAATGGGCAAGAAATATCGCCATTAACGTCGGGAAGGCTGTCCCATAGCAGCGGACCGCTCAACGGTTCTCTTACAGAGGAAACCGATAGCCCTCCCATCTCCCCCTCCGAGGAGTTTGAAGATGTCATTAAG TACTTGAGAGCAAACAACACCCTCCAGCCACTGTTCACGAACATGAAGAGCGGCAATAGCAGCGGCGCCAACACGCCGAGCGGGAATGCCGTGAGGAAGTGGCTGAAGGAGAGGAAGgacaagaagaaagaagagacgAGAGCGCGGAACGCGCAGGTGCACGCGGCGGTTTCGGTGGCCGGACTTGCCGCTTCGGTGGCCGCAGTTGCCGCCACCACGGCGGCGGCGTCCTCCACCGGGAAGGATGAGGTGACCGCCAAGACAGACATGGCCGTGGCCTCGGCCGCGATGCTGGTGGCGGCGCAATGCGTGGAGGCTGCTGAGGCCATGGGCGCTGAACGTGAACGCCTCATGTCGTCTATTAGCTCCGCTATAAACGTGCGCTCCCATGAGGATATATCAACTCTCACCGCTGCCGCTGCTACAG ctcttCGTGGAGCGGCTACTCTGAAGGCAAGGGCATTGAAGGAAGTTTGGAACATCTCGACGGTTAATTCACTAGAGAAGGGGCATGTAATTGGCGCAGGtagcaacaacaataattacAATGGTGGCAGCTTCTATGAGGGGCTTGAGGTTGAAGAGAATTTCTTGGGCGTGTGTAACCAAGAATTACTGGCCCGGGGTCGTGAGCTTCTCAAGCGAACACGCAACG GTGATCTTCATTGGAAGATTGTGTCTGTTTATATTCACTATGGTGGGAAGGtaatcttgaagatgaaaagCAAGTACGTTGGGAATACCATCACCAAGAAGAAGGAAA ACGTTGTGTTGGACGTGTGCAAGGACATTCCGGCATGGCCGGGGAGGCACCTGTTTGAGGACGGAGAGCAGCGCAAGTACTTCGGGCTGAGGACAGAGGTGCGTGGACTGGTTGAGTTTGAATGCAAGAACCAGAAGGAATACGAGCTGTGGACGCAAGGCGTGTCAAGGCTTCTCTCTATTGCGGCAGAAAGAAGAAGGAGATTCCGTCGATGA
- the LOC116015221 gene encoding protein LIFEGUARD 2-like: protein MWNYAYKGDEESGSAPLYPTMLENPELRWSFIRKVYSIVAIQLVMSIAVGAVVVSNHHISRFFATTGAGLALYIVLIITPFIVLCPLYYYHQKHPYNYILLGIFTVALSFAVGLTCAYTSGKVILEAAILTAAVVIALTLYTFWAAKRGQDFNFLGPFLFGAILVLMLFSLIQMFFPMGKISVMIYGGLASIVFCGYIVYDTDNLIKRYSYDEYIWAAVALYLDVINLFLSLLSIFRAADS from the exons ATGTGGAACTATGCGTACAAAGGAGACGAGGAATCCGGGTCGGCGCCGCTGTATCCGACGATGCTGGAGAATCCGGAACTCCGGTGGTCATTCATTCGGAAAGTGTATTCCATTGTAGCTATCCAATTGGTCATGTCCATCGCCGTCGGCGCCGTCGTCGTCTCTAATCATCATATTTCACGCTTCTTTGCAACTACTGGCGCTGGTTTGGCTCTCTATATTGTTCTCATCATCACGCCCTTCATTG TGCTATGCCCGTTGTATTACTACCACCAGAAGCATCCGTACAACTATATACTGCTTGGCATTTTCACGGTGGCTCTTTCCTTCGCCGTCGGATTGACTTGTGCATACACTAGTG GGAAAGTGATCCTAGAAGCAGCCATTTTAACAGCTGCAGTTGTGATTGCTCTTACTTTGTACACATTCTGGGCGGCAAAGAGAGGCCAGGATTTTAATTTCCTAGGACCATTCTTGTTCGGTGCTATTCTGGTGCTTATGCTGTTTTCACTGATCCAG ATGTTCTTTCCTATGGGGAAGATCTCAGTGATGATCTATGGCGGTCTGGCATCCATAGTATTCTGTGGGTACATCGTATATGACACGGATAACCTTATCAAGCGATACAGTTACGATGAATATATCTGGGCTGCGGTCGCCTTGTACCTCGATGTCATCAACTTATTCCTATCCCTCTTGAGTATTTTTAGAGCTGCTGATAGTTGA